The stretch of DNA ccatTCTGTGAGTACAAATAAAGAGGATATAAACACAGATGCGGATACTGCGGTGTATACAAACGCTACGCGCAGCTGGGAGAGCCAGGCCCAAGACGCTTTCACCACATTTTCTCCAACAGAGTAAAAAGCTGCATTGGGGACATAATGTGCGTTCCTTTTGCGTATATATAAATCGAttttcatgtgatatttttaccAATAGCTGCCCTGGATTAAAACCTCGTTATTTTATACTTCTGGGAAGTCaatgtttctcttttctttatcGTTAGACTTTCAACATTCTAGTCCCATGACCGGCCCCCAGATGTGTCAATTCACGTCATTGCAATAAGCATTAAACCAGAGGAATGGTCTGGCCGTGGAAGCGGAAAGGATTGTAGAAATCACAGTGTTATTTAAGGGGCAATCTCGGGGTCCGGGGATGAGCACAGATTTTGGCCCCTGTAATCTTCTTCTGGGGCCCCCAGTGCCTACCGTAAGCGGTTGTCTGATTTTGCCACTCTGAGGAGTAACAGTCACAGAATTTGCTTTGAACAGTCAGATCAGCAAATAGCATTGATCATACGATGGGGTAATTGGGCAAATACAGTGTGTAAGCAATACATTAGGCACCCAACTACCCCTATTTACTCCATGAAATAAAAGAAAGTCCGCCTCTGGCTGCATGTTATATCCTGCATGGAAGCGGAGAGGTTCTCTGCTCACGACACATCAACATCTTAACACAAATCGCATTAAATGAATAGAAACAGTGAGCAGCCGAGGTCAGCCCCCCCCCACAGTGCATTTTACACCAGCTTCCCCGCACCGCTACACGAACCCGCAGAGTGTACGTCTACCGGTCCTGCCCACACGGAGCCGGAAGAAATACTTTGGAGCGGTCGGTTATCCTGAGAAACCCGGGGTGATGGGGTAGTTACCGGGAAATTCTACCCAACAAGAGTTGTttatatttcaattaaaaacaaaaaaaaaataaaaaaacttttccgTCAAACACTATATCTGCAAAATATGCCCTGATGTTCTGTTACAGAATAATCCTAGCAGATCATGTATGTAATATCACATGTCATGCCGTGTTCACAGGGTCCCTACTGCCTGCGCCCCCACGAGAATCAATCTCATCGCTAATCACGGGAATGTTGGGAGTTATGTCTGCCCTATGTGGTTTCTCATTTATTGCTAAGTGGTGGTTCCTTATAAGAAGTAGCCCTTCTGATTCACATTTAATAAGTTCCCATCCATCAGGGAGGGGGTATTGGATGCACAGAATGGCCTTTTGGGAGAGGTGGTACAGTGTCAAACTCTAGGCTTGTTTAATAATGCCTGGGATAGGCTGTCCTGAGTTGGAAATTCATTTCCAGGTCACTGTCTCCAAATGTCTCCTAACCCCCAGTGGGGCCAGGCACAGAAACCCTTCATACTGGGGGCAGGATGGTCCTAAGggtaaaaaaaggaatttgGCTTCACAAAATCCACATGGCTTATTTGGCAGCACGTTTGGGTGATTGTTGACACACGGCACGTATTTATAATCAAAATACGGAACAGTCGGACACAGACTTCGGGTATCGGGGTGGGTTGTATCCCTTCCACCAGTGCCGGATCCTTCTCTGCTCCGTACATACTCTTACATTGTCACCGTTGCTCTGTAGACCCTACTAATACTGGCCGGGTCCTGCCCTTGTGTACACTTGGTGACTATTGGGGCACTTAAGGGATAATAACCACCAATGAAAGTCACCGTCCTCTCCGTACAGCCGGTTACACCGGGGTTGTCCTCCGATTGACCGCGCTGAGGTGAAGTCCTTCCTTCAGCTCTTTCTGGAAGCAGTTGTGAACCTGCAGGAAACTGGCCTCGTGCTCGGGATTGAAACTGGCGGCTGTCGTGATTTTCAGGGGTTCCCTAGAAAGCGTGTACATGGAGATCTCGCCCATGGGGATGGCGCGGATCCTGGCGGGTGACACTTCCCGGGATGGGGAAGGTTCTGTCGAGTGCGAGCTGGATCTGGATCTTCTCCTCCGATACCGGTAACTCGGCATCCTGGCGTAGGGGGACGACGAGGAGGCTTTAATAAACTCCCTTCTGGATTTAAACCTCAGTAATTTGTTCCTTTCGATGTAAATATTCACGGCCAGGACCCCTATAGTTTCTGCCACGATGAAGGATAACGCCCCGAAATAAAAGGACCAGCCGTAGTTGTACTGATTTTTCTTATCCTCGTCCTTCTTGTCGCTGGGGTCGCCGGCATTGCTGGAGATGTACACGATGATCCCAATGATATTGCTGAGCCCTGAAAGTAGAATAAACTCATTACCGGCAAAGAACTGGAAGAGTCTGTGATACCCGGATACCGGCCCTCCAAACCAGAACATGCGCAGCCAATATGGGACCTCCAGGAGATTCATTTGCCTATTGGCTGACCCAGTTCAGCTGCTCTGAACAGGACTTCTCAATAGGATCGTGTTTCTTGGATCTATGGAGTGTGGGCGTGGTTAAATATTTAAGCCACTCCCACAGTCCTAAATATTTATAGCAAGaagaataaaatgcatttatgctGCTACCGAGAGCGAGCTGGGAACCTGCAGGGTTTTTACTTAACCAGCAACTCCCAGACTTCGGCTGCACCCGAACGGACCCGACGCGGTGAACCAATTTAATAACAAGAGGGGTGAAGGTGGCGGAACTAGGGGGTGTTTTTAGGGGGGCAGGTATTTTTGGTGCTGATACACTTGTGTGTGGAATTAGGAAATCCCCCAATGCACTTACCGGCTGCCACGAACAGTATGCCGGCGCTGAGGATGATGTTATTCCGCTTACTGTAGATGCGCCCGGCGCCCACACACAGCCCTCCCAGTAACAGCAGGACGGTGCTCAGGATGGGGAACACGCTGGAAGCCCGAACGATCCCTGAAACGAGACAAGGTCACAGGCGTCAGCAGCTCTgaacctggagccgccgtttcCAAGAAGGGCCCCGTCTCAGACTCCTCATAATAATCTGACGACAAATAGAAATGTTCTTGTGCTGTTACATCGGTTTACTCCAGCGCTGAATAACAGTGATAGTTTTTcagattttatattttccagGCAGGGTATTATATGCAAATCACCCTCCATTTCCCATGACCCTTCAGTAGGGACTGTATCAGAATTCAGAATtgttctctccccgcgttgtTTTAGTGGACGGCacatgagcctctagcgctgGAGATTGTTTCCggccgcgcaggtccctccgtaacgctatcATCACAGATATATCAGGCCTGGGGGTGATTTATACCCTGTGACAGGGGCAGCAAGATATCGGGGAAAAACAGAGGGGTTGCTATTAAAAAGCAATACCAAATGTGCTGATGCCCTTTAATTTACGGCTGGGCGTGAAGTCTGTGTAAGAGGGaggattattttgtttttagttcaGAATCTATTCACCAACCGATAAACACTAAAACGTACAGACCATGAATTTTACGAACTTTGAGAATATTTTAACGAACATTTAAACTTTTTGGGAAATCTGCAGCCTGTGCCATGTTCTGACTACTTTCTCAGTATCAGGGTTGTTAATGCCTCCTATCATGATAATTACTTAAAGGAACAAAGTGTTTTACAACATGGAATCCAGGTAATGCGGCATTTTGTTGGCATGTCTTATGGCACGGAGCGGAACGCGTCATGACAACTATTGGCGGATCTCCACAGGATATGGGAGTGATTGACATCTGTACCCGGTTCTGTTCAGCCTTGAAGTCACTTGAGGCTAACAATGCTCACGTATCACTGATTATCAACTTCAATCCATCACATGCAAGGGCTACGGAGGGCCCAAGGCTGCCTGGCGCTGAGGCCAATTAACCCTCCGCTTGGAAAGTCTGAGCTCAAACAGGCTTCTCTATAAGGGGACCTCATGTAACTTGCAGGATAGTAGTTACCAGTTGGCTTGGAATTAAAGTGAGTTCCTTCTCCGCCCCAGCAAGTATTGGCGAGCACTTTCGTGTGATTAAACCGAGCAGTCCTCGGGCCGGGCTGTCGGCAGGCTCTGCCAGGTTTCGTTGCCGGTTATCATCCGCCATACAGAGCCCCTGCTGTAGctggggattctgggtaataacCCCCCATACCCGCATTCCACTTACGTAAGAGATATTCGGAGCTGTCATGGTCATAGTCATTATCTTCTGGAAAATGATTAATTCGGAAACAATTTCCTTTGTAGAGCCCTaaagaaagagagaataaaATTAATGTGAGTGtgaattacagaatatatgataggtgtaacgcgtgtattacagaatatatgatagagaggtgtaacgcgtgtattacagaatatatgatagagaggtataacgcgtgtattacagaatatatgatagaggtGTAACgtgtgtattacagaatatatgatagagaggtgtaacgcgtgtattacagaatatatgatagagaggtgtaacgcgtgtattacagaatatatgatagagaggtgtaacgcgtgtattacagaatatatgatagaggtgtaacgcgtgtattacagaatatatgatagagaggtgtaacgcgtgtattacagaatatatgatagaggtgtaacgcgtgtattacagaatatatgatagagaggtgtaacgcgtgtattacagaatatatgatagagaggtgtaacgcgtgtattacagaatatatgatagagaggtgtaacgcgtgtattacagaatatatgatagagaggtgtaacgcgtgtattacagaatatatgatagagaggcgtaacgcgtgtattacagaatatatgatagagaggcgtaacgcgtgtattacagaatatatgatagagaggtgtaacgcgtgtattacagaatatatgatagagaggtgtaacgcgtgtattacagaatatatgatagagaggcgtaacgcgtgtattacagaatatatgatagagaggcgtaacgcgtgtattacagaatatatgatagagaggtgtaacgcgtgtattacagaatatatgatagagaggtgtaacgcgtgtattacagaatatatgatagagaggtgtaacgcgtgtattacagaatatatgatagagaggtgtaacgcgtgtattacagaatatatgatagagaggtataacgcgtgtattacagaatatatgatagagaggtgtaacgcgtgtattacagaatatatgatagagaggtgtaacgcgtgtattacagaatatatgatagagaggtgtaacgcgtgtattacagaatatatgatagagaggtgtaacgcgtgtattacagaatatatgatagagaggtgtaacgcgtgtattacagaatatacgATAGAGAGGtataacgcgtgtattacagaatatatgatagagaggtgtaacgcgtgtattacagaatatatgatagagaggtgtaacgcgtgtattacagaatatatgatagaggtgtaacgcgtgtattacagaatatatgatagagaggtgtaacgcgtgtattacagaatatatgatagagaggtgtaacgcgtgtattacagaatatatgatagagaggtgtaacgcgtgtattacagaatatatgatagagaggtgtaacgcgtgtattacagaatatatgatagagagatgtaacgcgtgtattacagaatatatgatagagaggtgtaacgcgtgtattacagaatatatgatagagaggtgtaacgcgtgtattacagaatatatgatagagaggtgtaacgcgtgtattacagaatatatgatagagaggtgtaacgcgtgtattacagaatatatgatagagaggcgtaacgcgtgtattacagaatatatgatagagaggtgtaacgcgcgtattacagaatatatgatagagg from Spea bombifrons isolate aSpeBom1 chromosome 13, aSpeBom1.2.pri, whole genome shotgun sequence encodes:
- the CACNG4 gene encoding voltage-dependent calcium channel gamma-4 subunit translates to MGWCQRGVQMLLTTVGAFAAFSLMTIAIGTDYWLYSRAHVCNGTNITQDESQSQTTKSKGDLTHSGLWRICCLEGLYKGNCFRINHFPEDNDYDHDSSEYLLRIVRASSVFPILSTVLLLLGGLCVGAGRIYSKRNNIILSAGILFVAAGLSNIIGIIVYISSNAGDPSDKKDEDKKNQYNYGWSFYFGALSFIVAETIGVLAVNIYIERNKLLRFKSRREFIKASSSSPYARMPSYRYRRRRSRSSSHSTEPSPSREVSPARIRAIPMGEISMYTLSREPLKITTAASFNPEHEASFLQVHNCFQKELKEGLHLSAVNRRTTPV